The following nucleotide sequence is from Pseudonocardia sp. C8.
TGCGGGCAGCTCACCTCGACCATCTCGGCGCCGAGCTTCTCCAGCAGCCGCAGCGACGCCTCGTACGCGGCGCGCACGCCCGGCTGGTAGCCCTCACCGCCCAGCTCCCGGACGACGCCCACGCGCAGCCCGGACAGGTCCCCGCGCGCACCGCTGCGGGCGGCCGCGACGACGTCGGGCACCGGGCGGTCGATCGACGTCGAGTCCCGCGGGTCGTGCCCGGCGATCACCTCGTGCAGCAGCGCCGCGTCCAGCACGGTGCGCGCGCACGGGCCGGCCTGGTCCAGCGACGACGCGCAGGCGACCAGGCCGTAGCGGGAGACCCCGCCGTAGGTGGGCTTGACGCCGACGGTGCCGGTGAAGGCGGCCGGCTGGCGGATCGAGCCGCCGGTGTCGGTGCCGATCGCCAGCGGCGCCTCGTAGGCGGCCAGCGCGGCCGCCGACCCGCCGCCGGACCCGCCGGGGACCCGCGTGGTGTCCCACGGGTTGCGGGTGACGCCGTACGCCGAGTGCTCGGTCGACGAGCCCATCGCGAACTCGTCCATGTTCGTCTTCCCGAGGACGGTGACCCCGGCCGCGCGCAGCCGCTCGGTCACGGTCGCGTCGTACGGCGGCTGCCAGCCCTCGAGGATCTTCGACCCGCAGGTGGTGGGCATGTCCGAGGTGGTGAACACGTCCTTGAGCGCCAGCGGCACCCCGGCCAGCGGCGACGCCGGCGCGGCACCACGGGCGAGCGCGGCGTCGACCCGCTCGGCGGAGGCCAGCGCGGCCTCGCTGCCGATGTGCAGGAAGGCATGCACCCGGCCGTCGACGGCGGCGATCCGGTCCAGGTGGGCCTGCGCGGCCTCGACCGCGGAGACCTCCCGCGAGTGGATCTTCTCGGCGAGCTCGGCTGCGGTGAGGCGGATCAGCTCGCTCACTGCTCCTCCCCCAGGATCCGCGGCACCATGAAGCGGCCGTCCTCGGCGGCGGGCGCGCCGGCGAGTGCCTGCTCCTGGCTCAGGCCGGGGCGGTGCTCGTCGGGCCGGAAGACGTTCTCCAGCGGGACGGCGTGCGAGGTCGGCGGGATGTCGTCGGCGGCGACCTCCCCGACCCGGGCCACCGCCCCGATGATCACGTCGAGCTGGCCGGCGAACACGTCCAGCTCCTCCTCGGTGACGGCCAGGCGGGCCAGCCGGGCGAGGTGCGCGACCTCGTCACGGGTGATGGCCCCGCCCGGAGCGGGGGAATCGGCGGTCATGCCCCTCCTCGGGATGATTCGGAAGTCGCGCCCGGGGCCGTCCGCGGCCCCGGCTGCCCGGTCGTTCCGGGCCGGAGCCGCGACGGCGGCGGTGCGGCGACGACGATGCTGCGGCCCACCCGGAACACCGCCCGACACGCCTCGCGGGCGGACGGGTGCGCCGGTGCGCATCCAGTCTATTCCCGCCGGTCCGGCGCCCGGCCGCCCCCCGGTGACCGGCCGCCCGCCCGCACCGGCG
It contains:
- the gatC gene encoding Asp-tRNA(Asn)/Glu-tRNA(Gln) amidotransferase subunit GatC, translating into MTADSPAPGGAITRDEVAHLARLARLAVTEEELDVFAGQLDVIIGAVARVGEVAADDIPPTSHAVPLENVFRPDEHRPGLSQEQALAGAPAAEDGRFMVPRILGEEQ
- the gatA gene encoding Asp-tRNA(Asn)/Glu-tRNA(Gln) amidotransferase subunit GatA: MSELIRLTAAELAEKIHSREVSAVEAAQAHLDRIAAVDGRVHAFLHIGSEAALASAERVDAALARGAAPASPLAGVPLALKDVFTTSDMPTTCGSKILEGWQPPYDATVTERLRAAGVTVLGKTNMDEFAMGSSTEHSAYGVTRNPWDTTRVPGGSGGGSAAALAAYEAPLAIGTDTGGSIRQPAAFTGTVGVKPTYGGVSRYGLVACASSLDQAGPCARTVLDAALLHEVIAGHDPRDSTSIDRPVPDVVAAARSGARGDLSGLRVGVVRELGGEGYQPGVRAAYEASLRLLEKLGAEMVEVSCPHFEYGLAAYYLILPSEVSSNLARFDAMRYGLRAAEGRSAEEVMANTREQGFGAEAKRRIMLGTYALSSGYYDAYYGQAQKVRTLISRDFAKAFEQADVLVSPTTPTVPFPIGDKVDDPLAMYLNDLATIPTNLAGVTGMSVPSGLADGLPVGLQVMAPALGEAVMYRVGAAFEAARDADEGGPLIARVPEVSA